The following coding sequences are from one Bradyrhizobium sp. WSM471 window:
- a CDS encoding aspartate aminotransferase family protein yields MSMLPNSQEARDVAYQLHPYTNARAHQQAGPLVIERGEGPYVFDASGKRYFEAMAGLWSVGLGFNEKRLVEAAHKQMQALPFYHTFSAKSHGPSIDLAEKLVALAPVTMSKVFFTNSGSEANDTVLKLIAYRSNALGQPQRKKVISRMRAYHGVTIASASLTGLPNNHRSFDLPLPNILHTGSPHFYKDGAPGESEEAFATRRAEELDALIQKEGPDTIAAFFGEPVMGAGGVIVPPATYWDKIQKVLNKYDILLVADEVICGFGRTGKMFGCETYGIKPDAIVVSKQITSSYFPLSAIMMNARMFEPIADESNKIGVLGHGFTAGGHPVGSAIALENLKIIEERGLVAHAAELGGYMQGKLRELTSHPLVGEVRGVGMIAAIELVLDKARKTAAATPGAVGGMASRMLQERGVISRNMLDAIAICPPLIVTKAQIDELVAAISGVLDDMKPEVAKLTPA; encoded by the coding sequence ATGTCCATGCTGCCCAATTCGCAAGAGGCCCGGGATGTGGCCTACCAGCTCCATCCTTACACCAACGCGCGCGCCCATCAGCAGGCCGGTCCCCTGGTGATCGAACGCGGCGAGGGCCCTTACGTGTTCGACGCCTCGGGCAAGCGCTATTTCGAGGCGATGGCAGGCCTGTGGAGCGTCGGGCTCGGCTTCAACGAGAAGCGGCTGGTCGAGGCTGCGCACAAGCAGATGCAGGCGCTGCCGTTCTATCACACGTTCTCCGCCAAATCGCACGGGCCCTCGATCGATCTTGCCGAGAAGCTGGTCGCGCTCGCGCCTGTTACGATGAGCAAGGTGTTCTTCACCAATTCCGGCTCGGAGGCCAACGACACCGTTCTGAAGTTGATTGCCTATCGCTCCAACGCGCTCGGCCAGCCACAGCGCAAGAAGGTGATCAGCCGGATGCGCGCCTATCACGGCGTCACCATCGCGTCCGCCAGCCTCACCGGCCTGCCGAACAACCACCGCTCTTTCGACTTGCCGCTCCCGAACATCCTGCACACGGGCTCACCGCATTTCTACAAGGACGGCGCGCCCGGGGAGAGCGAGGAAGCCTTCGCAACGCGGCGAGCCGAGGAGCTCGATGCGCTGATCCAGAAGGAAGGCCCGGACACGATCGCGGCGTTCTTCGGTGAGCCGGTGATGGGCGCAGGCGGCGTCATCGTGCCGCCGGCGACCTATTGGGACAAGATCCAGAAGGTTTTGAACAAGTACGACATCCTGTTGGTCGCCGACGAGGTCATCTGCGGCTTCGGCCGCACCGGCAAGATGTTCGGCTGCGAAACCTACGGCATCAAGCCCGACGCGATCGTGGTCTCAAAGCAGATCACCTCGAGCTATTTTCCGCTGTCGGCCATCATGATGAACGCTCGCATGTTCGAGCCGATCGCCGATGAGAGCAACAAGATCGGCGTGCTCGGCCACGGCTTCACCGCGGGTGGCCATCCGGTCGGATCGGCGATTGCGCTGGAGAATCTGAAAATCATCGAGGAGCGGGGCCTGGTTGCGCACGCCGCCGAGCTCGGTGGCTACATGCAAGGCAAGCTGCGTGAACTCACCAGCCATCCGCTGGTCGGCGAGGTCCGCGGTGTCGGCATGATCGCTGCGATCGAACTTGTGCTGGACAAGGCGCGCAAAACCGCGGCGGCAACGCCGGGCGCCGTCGGCGGCATGGCCAGCCGCATGCTGCAGGAACGCGGCGTGATCTCGCGCAACATGCTCGACGCCATCGCCATCTGCCCGCCGCTGATCGTCACCAAGGCCCAGATCGACGAACTGGTCGCGGCGATTTCAGGTGTGTTGGACGACATGAAGCCGGAAGTGGCGAAGCTGACGCCGGCGTAG